The Clostridium sp. DL-VIII DNA window GAAAAAATTAATGAGGAGAATTATAAAAATTTTGATGAAAAAAAAGCTGAGGCTAGCAAGGAAATAACCAATAATATAAGCTATGATAAAAACTTTGATTTTTCTGATGGAACAAAAGGAGAAATATATAAGGTTGAAAGAAATGATAATAGTGTAAAAATATATTGTAAGGGAGCTACTGAAAAAGAAAGTCTTTTAATGGCAAGCACTATGGGTTTATATCCTACAATTGAAGACATAAAAGCAAAGCATTATAGTTTCTATAAAGATGAAGAAAATATGTCTTTCTATAAGGACGCAAATGATTCTCTAGGATATATTGTGGAATTTGATAATTTCGATAAGGATGAGAAAATGGAGTTAGGTTTTGAGTCCATTATAAAAGAAATAGATAGATTCCAAATAGGAAATGAAGTTAATCTCTCTAAATAAAAAGAATTAATTATTAATATGTTTGTACAATAAATATGCATGTGATATAATAAAAAACAGTTCATACAAAAGACTCGTATATTCCCGAGGTTATGGCTTAGGAAGTCTCTACCTGCTATCCGTAAATTAGCAGACTACGAGGTAGTGTTTTGGTTTTAAATATTTATTGTATATTTATATCTAAAAATACGACACCTCATTTTTTTGAGGTGTTTTTTTATTCTTTTGGAATTTATAATAAATTTAAATCTTTGGATAATTATTATAAATGGACATTTTACTATAGTTAAATGGTTCAAAAAGAATAAAAAATAATCATATTTGCCTGCCATATTTTATGAGGTAATTGCAAGAAGGAATAAAAATAATATTCTCTTTAGCAACATCAACATGAACAATTGTAGTGTTAATACTAAATTTTATATTTAAAGACGAAAAAGATGGAGTTGATAATTAATGGAAAGTTTACGCAAACGTATATTAGAAGAAGGAAATGCATTATCTGAAAATGTATTAAAAGTTGATTCATTTTTAAATCATCAAGTTGATCCAGCATTGATGTTCGAAATGGGTACATATTTCAAAAATTATTTTGAAAATCATAAAGTTACTAAGATATTTACAATAGAAAGCTCAGGTATAGCACCAGCAGTAATGACTGCAATGCAAATGAGTCTACCTATGGTTACTCTAAAAAAACAAAATTCAAAAATATTAAATGGTGAAGTTTATCAAACTACCGTTCATTCTTTTACAAAAGATCTAAATTATGAGTTGACATTGTCTAAAAAATACATAAGTAAAGAAGATAGCATACTAATAATAGATGATTTCTTAGCTAATGGAGAAGCAGCTCTTGGAGCAGCTAGGCTAGTAGAAGAAGCAGGAGCCAAAGTTGCAGGAATAGGAATAGTAATAGAAAAGTCATTCCAAAAAGGTCCACAAATTCTAAAAGACAAAGGTTACGATGTTTACTCTTTAGCAAGAATAGCAAAATTATCAAAAGGATCTATAGAATTTGTATAGATATTTATACTAGAATTATGCCATAACTCACAGAAAGGACAGGTACTCTATTATTTCGGTTACTGAGAGAATTGGTTGGGGATTTCTAACAGCAGAAGTTGCACCATTTCTGCATGCTCCAAGATAAACTTGGACAAGCAAAAAATGGAACAACTTCTGCTGAAGAAATGCCTACAACCAATTCTCTAATGTAACACTGCATAAAAGAGTACCTGTCCTTTCTGATATGGCATATATTCCAAAGTATAAATATGATTTATAAATTCTAAATCTATATGGGTATACAATTTGTAGATTTACTGACACATAGGATAATAATCTATACTTGTTAAACTTTTTTGTACATCTATACCAGAAATCACATACATATCTTTGCAATAGGCATTTGAAATTGAGCTGATGAAAGTTGTTAGTGAATGGTTGTTCCATTTACTGCTTGTCCTCAACTTGTTTGAGGAGCATGCAGAAATGGGGACAACCTTTCACTTAGAACTTTCCAGTGAAAATTTCATAAGTCCTGTGGAACAAAAATGTATGTTTTTTTGGTTAGCCGCTACATAAGTTTAAGTTTCAAGTTTGGGTTAACCGACTGCAAATTGGCTGTTGTATAATTCTGTGTAGAAGCCATTTTGTAATAGAAGGTTATTGTTATTACCTTGTTTTATAATTTGTCCGTCTTTTAGGAATAAGATTGCATCAGCCTGTTTTGTTGTAGATAATATATGGGATATTATAAAGCTTGTGCGGCCAATCATCAGTTTATTGAAAGCTTCTTGGATATTTATCTCAGTTCGTGTATCTATGCTGCTTATAGTTTCATCTAATATGATCATTGGAGGGTTTACTCATAAGTGCAAAGAAATTTTTAGAATTTTTCTGTTAGATAATTGTAGAGATATGTAATGTTTATATACTTATTTGGAAGTTGTTCCATTAATGGTGTAAAAATGGGAGAGATTCTAAGGAAATAAGAGGAAAATAAGAGGGATTTGACTAGAGAGAATGTCAGCGGATTGCCATAAACAGAAATTATAGGATAAAATTATAGAGTGAAATTTTATTTTTAGGGGGATAAATAATTATGAAAAAATTAACAAAACTATTTTCAATGATGTTAGTTGTAATGATGGCTAGTATCATGCTTATTTCATGCGGAATGAAAGCTACACCAGAGGAAAGTGCTAAAATTTATTTTAATGCTTTGCTAAAGGACGACAAAACAGGAATTGACAAAATAGGAATGAAGCAAGAAGATCTTGATAAGATAAAGAAAGACGATGAAGACAAGATAATGGCATTTTTTGCAGCTTCAGGACTTGGAAGCGATATAGTGACAGATGATGTTAAAAATACATTTAAGGATAATGTTCTTAAAGGTATGTCTAAAGCAGATTTTGAAGTGACTCCAGATTCAACAGATAAAGAAACAGCAAAAGTTAATGTAAAAGTAAAAGTTTTTGATATGAATAAGATTGTTAAGGATGCTCAAGATAAGATCACAGGAGAATATCTTGCTAATCCATCAATGTCTCAAAAGGATGTGTTACAAGAATCTTTTAAAGTTATTGGAGAAGAATTGGCAGATGGTACATTTAAAGATGATACAAAAACAGTATCAATAACTTTAAATAAAAAAGGAAATGTTTGGCAGGCAGATGATAATGCGAAAGCAGATGTTTTAAATGCCATAATTGGAGAATAGTAAGTATATAACGTTATAACCTCAAAATAATTTAGTGCAAATTATTTTGAGGTTATACTTATATATGTTAGAATTAATTAGAAAAGTAATAATTTGATGAAAAGGGGAAGACACAGATGGAAAAAGTAGACGCAGTAATTTTCGATATGGATGGAGTATTAATAGATTCAGAAAGATTATCTTTTAAGTGTTTCCAGGAAGTTTTAAAAGATTATGACTATGAGATGGATGAAAAAATTTATCTTAAATTCATAGGGAGAAACATTGATGGTATAAGGGGAGTATTAAAGAAAGAGTATGGAGAAGACTTCCCATTCGAAGAGATATATAAGAAAAAATCTAAAATGGCGTTAGAGTTTACTAATAAAAATGGAGTAAAAGTTAAACCAGATGTACATAAATTATTAGATTATTTAAATAATAAAAAATATAAGATAGCGGTAGCTACTTCTACAAGAAGAGAAAGAGCACTCGAATTATTAGAAGAGGCAGGAGTAAAGGATAAGGTGAATTGTGTAGTGTGCGGAGATCAAGTAGAACATTCTAAGCCAAATCCAGAAATCTTTTTAAAAGCAGCAAAGGGGTTAGAGGTAAAACCTGAAAATTGTATGGTTATAGAGGATTCAGATGCGGGAATAACAGCAGCACATGCAGCTAAGATGGTTGGTATACATGTTCCTGATATGAAAGAATTAGAAGACGAAACAAAGAAATTAGCATTTAAGATATGCAAAAATCTAATTGATGTTAAAGGATTTTTAGAAGAACATAATTAGAAAGGAAGTCATGATATATGGATGAGCAAAAGGCAATAATTTCTTATTGGGGAGTTGATTTAGAAGATAAAATAATAAGTAAGGAAAGTGGTACTTTAGCTGTGATACTACCAGGAATAGGATATACAGTGGACAGGCCACTTCTGGATTATTCAAAAAAATTAGCTTTAGAATTAGGCTATGATGTACTTCAAATTGAATATGGCTTTCAAGTAGCTCGAAAAATTTTAGATCGTGAAAATGAATTTAAATATGTAAAAGAGGAGTCAATAGAAATATTTAAAAATGCTTTGGAGAATGATTATAAAAAGATTGTTTTTATATCTAAAAGTATAGGGACTATAGTTCATACTATACTTTGCAATGAAGCTAAAGAGTGTGAAATTAAAAATATTTATTTAACTCCTGTTAATGAAACATTAAAGGTTGGAATTAAAGAGAATTCTCTAGTTGTAAGCGGAACTAGTGATCCTTTGATTAATAAAGAAACTATTGAAATTATAAGAA harbors:
- a CDS encoding DUF5105 domain-containing protein is translated as MKKLTKLFSMMLVVMMASIMLISCGMKATPEESAKIYFNALLKDDKTGIDKIGMKQEDLDKIKKDDEDKIMAFFAASGLGSDIVTDDVKNTFKDNVLKGMSKADFEVTPDSTDKETAKVNVKVKVFDMNKIVKDAQDKITGEYLANPSMSQKDVLQESFKVIGEELADGTFKDDTKTVSITLNKKGNVWQADDNAKADVLNAIIGE
- a CDS encoding xanthine phosphoribosyltransferase, translated to MESLRKRILEEGNALSENVLKVDSFLNHQVDPALMFEMGTYFKNYFENHKVTKIFTIESSGIAPAVMTAMQMSLPMVTLKKQNSKILNGEVYQTTVHSFTKDLNYELTLSKKYISKEDSILIIDDFLANGEAALGAARLVEEAGAKVAGIGIVIEKSFQKGPQILKDKGYDVYSLARIAKLSKGSIEFV
- a CDS encoding alpha/beta hydrolase; amino-acid sequence: MDEQKAIISYWGVDLEDKIISKESGTLAVILPGIGYTVDRPLLDYSKKLALELGYDVLQIEYGFQVARKILDRENEFKYVKEESIEIFKNALENDYKKIVFISKSIGTIVHTILCNEAKECEIKNIYLTPVNETLKVGIKENSLVVSGTSDPLINKETIEIIRKIKGVNLMKIKNGDHSLNIKGSVLESIEVLNKVIRAEKDYLEGTTCP
- a CDS encoding HAD family phosphatase, with translation MEKVDAVIFDMDGVLIDSERLSFKCFQEVLKDYDYEMDEKIYLKFIGRNIDGIRGVLKKEYGEDFPFEEIYKKKSKMALEFTNKNGVKVKPDVHKLLDYLNNKKYKIAVATSTRRERALELLEEAGVKDKVNCVVCGDQVEHSKPNPEIFLKAAKGLEVKPENCMVIEDSDAGITAAHAAKMVGIHVPDMKELEDETKKLAFKICKNLIDVKGFLEEHN